The Pedobacter frigiditerrae genomic sequence GTAGATTACCTAAAACATTAGATTACCTTGCCAATCAAATTGTTAACCCAAATCTTAATTGGGAAGTAATCGTTATTGACAATTCATCATCTGATAGCTCAGCTATAATTGCTACTCAAGAATGGGATAATCATAACAATAAGAAAATTGGTTTCAAATGTATGATCGAGCCCACGCCAGGTAAGATAAATGCGATGGCAACAGGAGTATTACAGAGCAAATACTGTTTCTTTATCAATTGTGATGACGATAATTGGCTTTCCCCCAACTATGTTCAAAATGCTTATGACCTACTCAAAAGCGATGAAAGTATTGGTGCCGTAGGTGGCCTTTCTATTGCCACAACTGATGGCCAAGAGTTACCTACGTGGTTTGAGACTTATCAATGTGGCTATGCCGTTGGTCCTCAAGGAGAACAAAAAGGCGATATCAGCAAAAGAGGCTATCTATTTGGAGCCGGAATGGCAACAAAAACTGAACTATTTAATTTGGCATATGCTAAATTACCAACCATGCTAGTAGGCAGACAAGAAAACAAATTAACGGCAGGAGATGATAGCGAATACTGTCAACGTTTAATATTGATGGGCTATAAACTAGTTTATGATCCTGATATGTATTTATATCACTATATGCCTTTAAATAGATTAACTGAGAGTTATAGACTGCTACTTTATGAAGGATTGGCAGAAAGTAATTTTATTTTAGATAAATATCGTTTAATTACTCAATTGAAATTGAAAGTCGAAAAGCACTCTCTTGAATGGCTTAGACTTGTTATCATTACACCCTTTAGGATTCTATTTACGACATCACTAAAGAAGAAGACGAAACGTATAAATACATTAAGATATTTGCTAAAGTTAGATTATCCCAATGATCCAATCTTACAATCAATTGTGAAATTTGAAAAAAATTTTGTTAGCTCATAGATCTATAATCGCAACTATCAAATTATGCCTAAAGTTTCCATAATAGTTCCTAATTTTAATCATGCGCCCTATTTAAAGCAGCGTATTGATAGCGTATTAAATCAAACATATCAAGATTTTGAACTTATTATCATGGATGACTTTTCCACAGATAACAGTCGTGATATTATTAACCATTATGCAAGTTGCTCTAAGGTTAGCAATATCATTTATAACGAAAAAAATAGTGGCAATACATTTAAACAATGGAAAAAGGGTGTTTCATTAGCAGTTGGCGATTATATTTGGATTGCAGAAAGTGACGATTGGTGCGAACCAACACTTTTGCAGACGTTAGTTGACGGAATAGAAAAAGACCCCAATTGTGCAATTAGCTATTGTCAATCTTATTGTGTTACTAAAGATGATAATATCAGGTTCCAATCTAGCCACAACAAATTATCTGAAATTGTTGAAGGAAAAACCTACATCCAACAATACCTTTCTGTACCTATTGCTATTTTTAATGCAAGTATGGCCTTATGGAAAAGAGATCTATTTCACTTAATACCTGACGAGTTAACTTCATTTAAATTTTGTGGCGATTGGTATTTTTGGATTAACCTTTGTAAACATGGAAATGTCCATATTAGTGGCAAACTCTTAAACTATTTCAGAAAACATGAAAACGATGTGAGTGGAAAAGCTTATCAGAGTGGCTTAAACTTCATCGAGGAATTGAAAATTATTTCTTGGCTTTATCAAGATAGCTTAATCACAGAAAACATCTATTATAAAGCATTTAAGAAAAAATATATTGAATATTGGCGTGTAAAAACCACAATCCCTAAAGATAATCGCATACTGATCAAAGCCCTTTTTCGTCAATCTTTGTCCACTAAAACTAGTCTGATCAAATTAACACCAATAGCTATATTTAAGACATTGAAATAAAGTGCAAGTCACCATCATCAAGGCTTACGCATTCTTTTAAAATATGTCTTAACAAGAAGCTTTAAGAAAAAAGCTAAAGGAATATCCTTCTTATAATAATATAGGATTGATTTTATTTCAGCAAAGCTAAAATCCTCATTTCGGCTTATTTCCTTCAGCACCCTTTTTAATGCCACAACTTCTTTAGCTTTATTGGTAATGTCATCAAACTCACTCTTTCCCAAAGGCAATAGATTACCCCACTTTTGATGTACTTTTAAAAGTTCTTTAAGCCAAGTAGTGTTAAAATTTCCTTCAGAGGTATGAAAAAGCAAAATATCATAAGTAACCATCAACTTGTGATGACGACCAACATTTAAAGAAAAATCAATGTCATATCCATGAAAACCTCTTAACAGTTGCTGATCAAAACCATATTTTTGTGCGATTTTCTTTGTTGTGCACAGCCACACTCCGTCTAGGCAAACTACCTCACTTATCGATTCGTTCAGTGGATTATAGTACTCGTAAACCTCGTTGTTGCTTGTATATTTTGAACCTTGCTTTAGGTTTAAACGCCAAGAATCCCTTCCATATTCTTGGGGTGGGCACCAGCCTGAAGGTGCGTAAGATTTATATGTACAACCAGCAACTCCAAGTATCCCTAGCTCATACTTACCAAAAACTTCAATTACTTTTTTGCCCCAGCCTATTGTTTCAATTGAAATATCCTCATGCATAAAACATAATAAATCATACTTCGCCTGTGCAATCCCAAGATTATAAACCTCACAGAGGCCCTGGATACCATATGAATTATCAAAGCTGATAATCTCGTAATCTACCCCAATAGTTTGACGTATGTTTTCAGAAACGTCAACTAGTAGCTCATTTTTTCCAGAAGCGATGATGATAGATATCATTGTTTGATAGTTAATGCAAAACTAATCTTTCTTAAATAATATAATCAAAGTAGCAATAATTATATTTGTTTTTATATGGATAAAAATTATGATTACCTCATTGTAGGCTCTGGACTATTTGGAGCAACCTTTGCGCATCAAATGACCAAAGCAGGGAAAAAGTGTTTGGTGATTGATAAAAGAGGCCATCAAGGAGGAAATATTTATTGTAGGGAGATTGAAAAAATCAATGTACACTGGTACGGCCCACATATTTTCCATACCAACGATAAAGAAATATGGGATTTTGTAAATTCATTTGTAGAGTTCAACAGATTCACCTACACACCGGTTGCAAATTATAAAGGCGAACTTTATAGTTTACCTTTTAACATGAATACTTTTTATCAGCTTTGGAAAACAAAAACCCCAGCTGAAGCAAAGTCTATAATTGATGAACAAGTTGCTAAAAACTTCATTAAACAACCTAAAAATCTCGAAGAACAAGCACTCAACTTTGTGGGTAAAGACATCTATGTTAAGTTAATCAAAGGTTACACCGAAAAACAATGGGGAAGAAAAGCGATAGAATTACCAGCATTTATCATCAAACGCTTGCCTCTGAGATTTACTTACGATAATAATTACTTTAGTGATAAATATCAGGGCATTCCTATCGGTGGCTATAATAAGTTGGTTGAAGGATTACTTGAAGGGGTTGAAGTGCAATTAGGTACAGATTTTTTCAAGAATAAGGATGAGCTCATAAAACTCGCTACTAAAATTGTATATACAGGTAAGCTAGATGAATATTTTAGCTACTCACTAGGACACCTGCAGTATCGTAGTTTAGAATTTAACCACCAAGTATTAGACACGGAAAACTATCAAGGATCTGCAGCTGTTAACTATACGGATTTTGAAACGCCATATACTCGCATCGTTGAACATAAACATTTCGAATTTGGCAAACAGCCTAAAACAGTAATTACAAAAGAATATCCATTAGAATGGACAACAGAAAAAGAGCCTTATTACCCAATTAATGACTTTGAAAACGAAACCTTAGCTAATCAATATAAAAAATTAAAAGAGTTGGAACCCAATGTGATTTTCGGCGGTAGACTAGCTGAATATAAATATTACGATATGCATCAAGTGATCGCTTCATCACTACATGCAGCAAAAGCTGAATTAAATGTACGATAAAGACTTAACCATTTTTAGTGTGTTTCACAAAGAGTATCCTGCTCCAAACTGCTCTTTTATAAAACCCATACAAGTAGGCAAAACACAGAATCAACTTAACTTACATTTTTTAAGTGACGATACAGGAGACAACATTTCAGATAAAAATATACGTTTTTCCGAAGCTACGGCCTTGTATTGGATCTGGAAAAATCTCCAACATATTCCAAGTAAATATATTGGTTTAGCTCACTATAGAAGATACCTCACCATACCTGAAACAAGAACAAAACAAAAATTATGGACTTCCAAGACAATAGAAGATAAATCTGATGTATATATTAGGTCATTATCTACTGAAGAAATAAACAACATTTCATCACCTGCTATTAAAAATTACATACTAGCTAAACTAGGACAATCTGATATCTTGTTATCTAAAGCTAGTCACATAGGCAACTTAGGGGGGCATCTTTTAAATATCAAAGATCAGTTTATTTATAATCATCTTATTGAAGACTGGCTGATTTTTGAACGAACTTTACAAAACTTAGTGCCCGATGATTTCGAATTTGCAAAAACTCTATTTACATCAAAAAATTTGATGCATTGCTATAATATGTTTGTAGCAGATAAATCTTTTATCAGCGACTATTGTACGTGGTTGTTTCCAATATTATTTGAGCTGGAAAAAAATATTAAACTTAGTCCATACCCTTATCAAAATAGATCTGTCGCTTTTTTAAGCGAACGCTTGCTCAATCTTTATGTTTATAAAACCTCAATGAGGATTAGCGAAATGCCTATCGTTTATTTCACCTAGAACCGATTGACCATTTGAATTTTGTTCGGGCAATCAATTTTACAAGAAGAAGAGTTATGACATAAGTAATGGCAAACCTCATAATTGAGTAGCCAACTACGCCAAATGCCGACATTGTATTAACGTCTAATTGCAATGGGCGTAAAACTTCAATCAATAAATGATCAATGATAATCAAATGGAGCAAATAGATTCCAAAGGTAGTATGTCTGGGATTTAGTATTCTTTGTACATTTTTCATATCTTTTATTTTTAACAATAGAGCAAATATGCCAAAAGAATAAATAATGTTGGTGATCCTTAATGTATTAAAAGGATCTTTCAGATTTAAATCCATCAAATGCACAGATTCTAACGTCGCTAAGGCAAACAGCACTATGTTAACAACGATGATTGTTCCAAATGATATGTTACCCAAAATAGCTTTAACACGATCAAAGTGTTTGTTCAGAATAATACCTAGCCAGAGGTAAAATACAAACCCAAATAACGCTGTTGTATGTTCTAATGGCAACCATCCATAATACAGATTTACACTATAAAACAAGGAGCATAATGCCAGAATGAATCCAAATTCCCATTTGTAAATGTATTTTTTAAACAATAGTAAAATGGCAATACAGATTAAGAAATTGAGAATAAACCAGTAGTTGCTATGAAAAATTACTAAAAAAAACATTCCCACAGTTGAATCGTACCAATTGATATGGCTTATATGGGGTGCAGTTGTTTTAAGCGTGATGAAAACTTGGTGACCTATTAGTAATGTCAAGTATATAAAGATCCAAAACAACCATGGCCCAACAGTATTCTTAAAACGGTTTTTAAGATATTGTATCGGTGTGTATTCTGTGAATTTATGGTTTATTAAGAACCCACTTATGAGAAAGAAAGTGATAGTAGCGAACTTAAAAACCGTCATATATCCAGCTTGGATCAACTTATCATTATAGCTCTCATATTTTAATAACCAAAAAGCAGAGCTATGTTCAAGAACAATACCTAACATGGCTATGCCGCGAATAGAATCTATAAAATCAAAATTTTTCTTTGGCGTTTCTTGAGGGATGATGGTTTGAGTCATTAATTAATTGACAGGATTTTACTAAATAGGTTTAAAATAAAAAAGGGAACGATACAAATATCGCTCCCTTATATTTTAAGAATTAGAAATGTTACAATTTACGCTTCACTTCTACTTGTTCGTATGCCTCTACGATGTCACCAACCTCAATATTATTAAAGTTTTGGATGTTTAAACCACACTCGTAACCTTTAGCAACTTCTTTCACATCGTCTTTGAAACGTTTTAACGAAGCTAACTCTCCAGTATATACTACAACACCATCTCTTACAATACGGATTTTACTGTTTCTGGTAATTTTACCATCTAACACCATACATCCTGCAATGGTACCAACTTTAGTAATTTTAAAGGTTTCTCTAATTTCTACGTTAGCCACAATTTTCTCTTCAAATTCTGGAGCCAACATACCTTCCATCGCAGCCTTAATCTCATTAATCGCATCGTAGATAATAGAATATAAACGAATATCGATTTGCTCAGCCTCTGCTAATTTACGAGCGCCTGGCGAAGGGCGTACCTGGAAACCGATAATGATTGCATCTGAAGCAGATGCTAACAACACATCAGATTCTGAGATTTGACCTACAGCTTTACCAATAATATTGATTTGGATTTCTTCGGTAGATAGTTTCAATAATGAATCGGCAAGTGCCTCAATTGAACCATCCACATCACCTTTAACAATTAAGTTTAACTCTTTAAAGTTACCAATTGCCAAACGACGACCAATCTCATCCAGTGTAATATGTTTCTGCGTACGCAAACCTTGCTCACGCATTAATTGTAAACGTTTATTTGCAATCTCTCTCGCTTCAACTTCACTCTCCATTGCGTTGAATTTATCACCTGCAGTTGGAGCTCCTTGCATACCTAATACTTGTACTGGTACAGATGGACCTGCTTCATTTACCTTAGCACCACGTTCGTTAAATAAAGCTTTTACTTTACCACTATAACTTCCTGCTAAGATTGGATCTCCAACTCTTAATGTACCAGCTTGCACCAATACCGTAGTTACAATACCACGACCTTTATCTAGCGTTGCTTCGATAACTGTACCTGTTGCACGTTTGTTAGGGTTAGCCTGTAATTCTAATAATTCAGCTTCTAATAATACTTTATCTAAAAGTAAATCAACATTTAATCCGCTTTTGCTTGAAATTTCTTGAGATTGGAATTTACCGCCCCAGTCCTCAACCAAGATATTCATTGCAGATAATTGTTCTTTTACCCTATCTGAGTTAGCGCCTGGCTTATCAATTTTTGTAAACGCAAATACCAAAGGAACACCAGCCGCTTGAGCGTGGTTAATTGCTTCTTTAGTTTGAGGCATCACAGCATCATCCGCAGCAATAACGATAATTGCAATATCGGCTACCTTAGCACCACGAGCACGCATCGCTGTAAATGCTTCGTGACCTGGTGTATCTAAGAAAGTAACTTGTTTGCCAGAGTTTGTGGTTACTTTATAAGCTCCAATGTGTTGTGTAATACCACCAGCCTCACCAGCTACTACATTCGCTTTACGAATATAATCTAGCAATGATGTTTTACCATGATCTACGTGACCCATGATGGTTACCACAGGAACTCTAGTTTCTAAATCTTCTGGTGCGTCTTCTTCTTCAATTACACTATCAGCTTCTTCATCAGCTTTTACAAACTGAATTTCATAGCCAAATTCATCAGCAACAATTGTTAAAGTTTCAGCATCTAAACGCTGATTAATAGAAACGAACATACCCAAACTCATACAAGTACCAATAATTTTGGTAACTGGTACATCCATCATATTAGCTAATTCATTTGCCGTAACAAACTCCGTAACCTTTAATACTTTAGATTGTAATTGTTCTTCTGCTGCTGCTTCCTCTGCAGTTAATGCAACATCATCACGTTTCTGACGACGTAATTTTGCTCTTTGCGCAAACTTACCAGATTTACCTGCTCCACTTAAACGAGCAAGTGTTGCTTTAATCTGATCTTGTATTTCTTTTTCTGTTGGCTCTTCTTTAGGACCGCCTGTTGCAGGAGCACCAGGTCTAGCATTTCTAAAGTTAGGGCGGCCGCCAGCTGTATTGTTTGTATTATTTCTAAAATCTGGTCTATTAGCTGGAACACCAGTACCTGCCGGACGAGGAGCTTGTTGTCCTTGTTGCTGAGGTTGGCTTTGTCCGCCTTGATTACCACCTTGTCCTTGTTGAGGAGCATTTGGTCCACCAGGAGTTTTCTTGCGTTTACGCTTACGTTTCGCAGCTTCACTATCACCAGAAGACGCTACAGGTTGGTTTCTTCGATCAGGCGTTGTTGGCAATACAATTTTACCAATAATGTTTGGTCCTGATAATTTAACCGAACGAGCTTTAATTACCTCATCTTCTGCTGGAGTTTCTTTAACCTCTACAACCGGAGCAGGAATAACTGGTTCAGCAGCTTTTGGTTTTTCTTCAATCTTTACTTCTTGAACTGGTACTTTTACTTCTTGAACAGGTGCTTTTGCCTCTTCAATTGGCGCAGGTTTCTCGGCAACAGGCTCAGCAACTTTTGGTACTTCAGGAGCAGGTGTTTCTTTTTTAGCCTCTACTATAGGAGCTGGCTCTTCCTTTTTATCAGGACGAGTTTTACTGTTTAAGTTGTTAAGGTCTATTTTACCAACAATTTTCACACCCGGCAAAGAACCTTCTTCTTCCTTAGCAACAACTGGTTCAGGAGCCTTTGCTGGCTCAACTGGTTTTGCCTCAACAGGTTTTTCTTCCTTAGGTTTCTCAACCGGAGGAGTATATGAATGAAGGTTTTTAATTAAAATGCCCTCGTTTTCAAAATCTTGTTTTTTACTAGGCACCTCAGGAGCTCTCTCAGCTGCTTCGGGTTCGTCACGACGTATTTTACCTATAACTATCTGATTGGCTTCTTCTTTTACGATTTTATCCCCCTGAAACTCTTTCATCAATGTATCATACATTTCTTTAGAAAGTTTTGTAGTGGGCTTATTTTCCACAGCAAAGCCCTTCTTACCAAGAAATTCTACTGCTGTAGCGATTCCTATGTTAAGCTCTTTGGCTGCTTTAAATAAAATTACGGCTTTGTCGTCTGACATCTATTATCCTATTTTTTTACTAATTATATACAAAAGTAACGTTTATTCCTTGTTTATTCAAGCATACAACGTTTATTCAAATTCCGACTGAAGAATACCAATTACTTCTTTAATTGTTTCCTCTTCTAAATCGGTTCTTTTTACTAATTCATCAACAGATAAAGCTAATACACTTTTCGCTGTATCACAACCAATAGCTTTCAATTCATCAATGATCCAGCTATCAATTTCATCCGAGAATTCTTCGATATCTACATCTTCATCTTCTTCGCCAGCTTCACGATAAACATCAATTTCATACCCAGTTAATTTGCCAGCCAATTTAATGTTATGTCCGCCACGACCAATAGCTAGTGAAACCTGATCTGGTTTTAAGTAAACTGAAGCGTGTTTTGTAACATCATCTAATTTAATAGATGTGATTTTTGCAGGGCTTAAAGCACGTTGAATATATAATGAAATATTATTTGTGAAATTAATTACATCAATGTTTTCATTTTTCAATTCTCTCACAATACCGTGGATACGAGAACCCTTCATACCAACACATGCTCCTACAGGGTCAATTCTATCATCGTAAGATTCTACAGCAACTTTAGCACGCTCTCCTGGCTCACGAACAATTTTCTTAATGGTAATTAAACCATCAAAAATTTCTGGAACTTCAATTTCGAATAAACGCTGTAAAAACTCAGGTGCAATTCTAGAGATGATGATTTTTGGAGTTGCATTAACCATATCAACTTTAGAGATTACAGCACGAACTGCATCTCCTTTTTTGAAATAATCAGCTGGGATTTGTTCAGTTTTAGGCATCATTAACTCGTTGCCTTCATCATCCAATACCAAAGTTTCTTTTTTCCAAACTTGATAAACCTCACCTGTTACAATCTCACCAACTCTATCCTTATATTTTTTGAAGATTTCGTCTTTCTCTAATTCTAAAACTTTAGAAACCAAAGTCTGGCGAGCTGCTAAAATCGCTCTGCGGCCAAAACTTTCTAAAGTGATTTGTTCTATGTAGTCGTCTCCAACTTCCATATCTGCATCTAATAACTTCACTTCTGCAAGTTCAATTTCTAAATCATCATCTTCAGAAAACCCATCTTCCATTACTTTTCTAGTTCTCCAGATTTCCAAATCCCCATTATCTGGATTCACGATTACGTCACAGTTTTCGTCTGTGCCATATTTTTTACGCAACATACTGCGAAATACCTCTTCCAGTACACTAATTACTGTAGGGCGGTCGATATTCTTGAAGTCTTTAAACTCCTGAAATGAATCGATTAAGTTAATATTGCTCATTTTTCTATTTAAATGAAATTAAAACCTTTGTTTCTACTATATTATTAAATTCGATCTGGGCTTCTACCAGCTGAACTTTTTTACCTTTTTCTTTTACTTTTTCTTCAATTGTAACTGCACTATCGTTAACCACAAGCAATTTACCCTCTTTCACCTTTCCATCAGTTAATTTAACGCTTAAATCTCTGCCAATGTTTTTATGATATTGACGATTTAATAACAACGGCTCACCAACGCCTGGAGAAGAGACTTCTAAATTATAAGCTTTTTCAATTGTGTTTTCTTCTTCCAAGTGAAAGCCTACATGCCTACTAATTGCCGCACAGTCTTGAATGCTAATCCCTTCATCACCATCAACATGAATAATCAACTTGTTATTTGGCAACATTTTTATTGACACCAAAAACAACTCAGGCCTGTCCGCAATCTTCTCTTCTACAAGTTCCTTAACTCTTTTTTCTACCTGCATATCCTAATTTGTTGTAAAAGAAAAGAGGGGACACCGTCCCCTCTTCTTCCTCTATTACCGTGCAAATGTACGAATTATTTTTTCAAAATAAAAGCCCTACCTGTTTCTAATTTAGATAATTAAAAAACATTATGGTTGTTTTTGCTTCTTCTTGATATAAATTTATTATGCTGATACCTATAAAATATTGTAACTCCAATTAATGGCAAAACAATTATGGTACACCCTAATATTATTTTTTCTGCTTTTGAGAGAATTTTACTTTTAAGCAAATCATAAACACCTTTGAAAATTAAAGAGATAAGAATTGATATGATAATATAATATACCATATTGTTATCTTGTTAAGATCTGCTGTTGTGCTTTCACTTTAAACCCAACTTTAGATTTTATAATGTCCTTACCACTTGCGAACCGTGCATTCAGTATCGTTTCTACTAGATATTCTTTCTTCTTCTCAAAGGGTAAATTTGGGGTAAAAATTAAACTATCTCCCGCCACGCTTAATCTTCCTGGCCATTCTATCTCCATACTTGTCGAATCGTCTTCAGCTGGAGTCTGAAGAACAGAAACTAGTTTTTGGTAGCCGCTATCTATATTGATATTAGTTTTAATTTGATATAATCCTGCTTCATTAATATCTGAAATAATAATTTTACTGCTATCAGCAGAAAAACGAATGGATAATGGCTTGCTATTTGTAGCATTACAAGCAACTAACGCAACACCAATAACAAAGCTTAAAAACTTTATATATTTAAACATTTAACTAAATTAACATTATGAAGCTAATACTCGAAATTTTATTGATGGGCTTGGCAATGATGCTTGGCTCTTACCTTGTACCCGGTGTAAGTGTAGATGGCTATGGAAGTGCAATTATTGCTGCAGTTTTAATTGCAATTGCGAATGCTACTATCGGATTAATTTTAAGGGTTTTCACTTTCCCACTTAACGTATTAACCTTGGGCCTAATCTCATTTATTATTACTGTACTGATGATTTTATTAGTAGATAATTGGATGACTGGATTTAATACATCAGGGTTTCTAGCTGCCGCAATTTTAGCAATCGCAGTTTCTGTAATTAAAATGATATTGGATTCTATTTTTGGTGTGGATAAAAAGTAACAACAAAAACAAACCACAAAGAAGCAAAGAGCGCAAAGTTAATTTTATATGCTTTGCGTACTTCTTTTCTTTGTGGTTAAAATAATTCTCTTTAAGCTTGGGTTTATTTACTTAAAATACTCCTACTAATTACCATTTTTTGTATTTCAGATGTACCCTCGTATATCTGCGTAATCTTCGCATCCCTCATCATTCGTTCTACATGGTATTCTTTCACAAAACCATAACCGCCGTGTATTTGAACTGCTTCAACCGTAACGTCCATAGCTACTTTACTTGCAAATAACTTAGCCATAGAACCTGCTAAAGTGTAAGACTCACCTTGGTCTTTTAACCAAGCGGCTTTATAAACCAGCATTCTAGCCGCCTCTATTTGAGTGGCCATATCCGCTAATTTAAATGCGATTGCTTGATGGTCTGATATTGGTTTTCCGAAAGATTTACGTTGTTTTGAATAAGCCAAGGCTAATTCGTAAGCACCTGCGGCAATTCCTAGCGCTTGTGCAGCTATGCCAATTCT encodes the following:
- a CDS encoding phage holin family protein, which produces MKLILEILLMGLAMMLGSYLVPGVSVDGYGSAIIAAVLIAIANATIGLILRVFTFPLNVLTLGLISFIITVLMILLVDNWMTGFNTSGFLAAAILAIAVSVIKMILDSIFGVDKK
- the nusA gene encoding transcription termination factor NusA, whose amino-acid sequence is MSNINLIDSFQEFKDFKNIDRPTVISVLEEVFRSMLRKKYGTDENCDVIVNPDNGDLEIWRTRKVMEDGFSEDDDLEIELAEVKLLDADMEVGDDYIEQITLESFGRRAILAARQTLVSKVLELEKDEIFKKYKDRVGEIVTGEVYQVWKKETLVLDDEGNELMMPKTEQIPADYFKKGDAVRAVISKVDMVNATPKIIISRIAPEFLQRLFEIEVPEIFDGLITIKKIVREPGERAKVAVESYDDRIDPVGACVGMKGSRIHGIVRELKNENIDVINFTNNISLYIQRALSPAKITSIKLDDVTKHASVYLKPDQVSLAIGRGGHNIKLAGKLTGYEIDVYREAGEEDEDVDIEEFSDEIDSWIIDELKAIGCDTAKSVLALSVDELVKRTDLEEETIKEVIGILQSEFE
- the rimP gene encoding ribosome assembly cofactor RimP, producing the protein MQVEKRVKELVEEKIADRPELFLVSIKMLPNNKLIIHVDGDEGISIQDCAAISRHVGFHLEEENTIEKAYNLEVSSPGVGEPLLLNRQYHKNIGRDLSVKLTDGKVKEGKLLVVNDSAVTIEEKVKEKGKKVQLVEAQIEFNNIVETKVLISFK